One genomic region from Thermococcus sp. encodes:
- a CDS encoding SufD family Fe-S cluster assembly protein, which produces MTIKIDRVKEYEALLDIYEHEGLDKSLFGDRIAAIIISGDRIIGLNNVPGVEIKGEEIENGVRADIKIANGVELPFPIHLCTGYLKGEGYQRVEFNITTGKNSKVKFTSHCIFPYAEDFTHEAISRITVGENSSVLYEDEHIHGRGVKMISRTEIDVETCGRYIGRFSLTKHRARELKLEMTAKLAEGAVAELTSKVKAVKDDSVEIREVLLLDGSHSRGNLKSTVVAFDNSRVNVVNEAYGLGDYAKGHVECHEIVKGNADVQTIPLLRVKNDKAELTHEASIGRINEAQLIQLMAKGLTEDEAAELIIKGLLGE; this is translated from the coding sequence ATGACGATAAAGATTGACCGCGTGAAGGAGTATGAGGCCCTGCTCGATATCTACGAGCATGAGGGGCTTGATAAGTCGCTCTTCGGGGACAGGATAGCCGCGATAATTATAAGCGGGGACAGGATAATCGGCCTCAACAACGTTCCGGGAGTTGAAATAAAGGGCGAGGAGATAGAAAACGGCGTGAGGGCTGACATTAAGATAGCCAATGGGGTGGAGCTTCCCTTCCCAATTCACCTCTGCACTGGCTACCTCAAGGGCGAGGGCTACCAGAGGGTTGAGTTCAACATAACCACTGGAAAGAACTCAAAGGTGAAATTCACGTCCCACTGCATCTTTCCCTACGCGGAAGACTTCACTCACGAAGCAATATCGAGAATAACCGTTGGCGAGAACTCAAGCGTTCTATATGAGGATGAGCACATACACGGCCGAGGTGTCAAGATGATTAGTAGGACCGAGATTGATGTTGAGACCTGTGGTCGCTACATTGGCAGGTTTAGTCTCACAAAGCACCGCGCGAGGGAGCTTAAGCTTGAGATGACCGCGAAGCTCGCTGAGGGGGCCGTTGCCGAGCTGACGTCGAAGGTTAAAGCTGTAAAAGACGACTCGGTCGAGATAAGGGAAGTCCTCCTGCTGGATGGTTCTCACTCAAGGGGCAATCTGAAGAGCACGGTTGTAGCTTTTGATAACTCAAGGGTCAACGTCGTGAACGAGGCCTACGGCCTTGGGGACTACGCGAAGGGCCACGTCGAGTGCCATGAAATAGTTAAGGGGAATGCTGATGTCCAAACTATTCCCCTGCTAAGGGTAAAGAACGACAAGGCGGAACTCACGCACGAGGCCTCGATAGGGAGGATAAACGAGGCCCAGCTGATCCAGCTCATGGCGAAGGGACTAACCGAGGATGAGGCGGCGGAGCTGATTATAAAGGGACTTTTAGGGGAGTAA
- a CDS encoding NifB/NifX family molybdenum-iron cluster-binding protein, whose product MRIAIPAENDRGLESNVSGHFGRAKYFVFVDIEDNEIKGYEVVEVPFEEHRPGDLPRFVKEHGGEVVLAYGMGRKAVSYFNELGITVVTGAYGPIKDVVKAFIEQVLEVDRNWKEKIERENGHKGNCEKQE is encoded by the coding sequence ATGAGAATCGCAATTCCCGCCGAGAATGATAGAGGACTGGAAAGTAACGTCAGTGGTCACTTTGGAAGGGCCAAATACTTTGTTTTTGTTGATATCGAGGACAACGAGATTAAAGGTTATGAAGTGGTTGAGGTTCCCTTCGAGGAGCACAGGCCTGGAGACCTGCCGAGATTTGTGAAGGAGCACGGTGGAGAGGTTGTTTTAGCTTATGGCATGGGAAGGAAGGCTGTGAGCTACTTCAATGAACTCGGAATAACGGTCGTTACCGGTGCCTATGGCCCGATTAAGGACGTTGTTAAGGCTTTCATTGAGCAGGTTCTTGAGGTTGACCGCAACTGGAAGGAGAAGATAGAGCGGGAGAATGGGCACAAAGGAAACTGTGAAAAGCAAGAATAG
- a CDS encoding universal stress protein yields the protein MFRKVLFPTDFSEGSERAAKRFEKTNEVPVGEVILLHVIDEGTLEDLMNGYSLLYEDEELELEEVKRKLEDKIMKKLQAKVEDVKKAFKAERVKPLVRFGFPWEEIVKVAEEEDVSLIILPTHGKLGFSKELIGSTAMRVLKKTYRPVLLIKPKCRCGDEE from the coding sequence ATGTTCAGAAAGGTGCTCTTCCCGACGGATTTCAGCGAAGGCTCGGAGAGGGCCGCGAAACGGTTTGAAAAAACGAACGAGGTTCCAGTAGGTGAGGTTATTCTCCTCCACGTCATCGACGAGGGAACCCTTGAAGACCTCATGAACGGCTACTCGCTCCTATACGAGGACGAGGAGCTTGAGCTTGAGGAGGTGAAGAGGAAGCTTGAGGACAAGATTATGAAGAAGCTCCAAGCAAAGGTAGAGGACGTGAAGAAGGCCTTCAAGGCCGAGAGGGTCAAGCCCCTCGTCCGCTTCGGCTTTCCGTGGGAGGAGATAGTTAAGGTGGCCGAAGAGGAGGATGTCTCCCTCATAATACTCCCGACCCATGGGAAGCTCGGCTTTTCCAAGGAACTCATCGGTTCAACAGCGATGCGCGTGCTAAAGAAGACTTACCGCCCTGTTCTGCTTATAAAACCAAAGTGCAGGTGTGGTGATGAAGAATGA
- a CDS encoding arsenic resistance protein, which yields MNWLKLKNHLDKYLPVYVTLAMVAGFYVGTHANLKPYHETLKTLNMLVVISMIYPMMINLRLGELKNSAKLGKQLAIALTMGLVISPLIMYGAIWLTELFHPVDHMLALGLLLAVVVPCSSMSIAYTGFTKGNIELATIVVALSFTLAIVTVPAWLKVFASSYHVAISVWLLVKTIIIVVITPMILGVLTRAYLMGKLGPEGFLRIKPAFPAISLLGMYTIVFLIFMEKAKLIASKPGVVGLALIPLVIYYTTALLFMTFVDKAVGIPYKDHMAITFTSVGKNEGTAMAIALAAGTGLMAIAPAVTPIVQIPFLVGYVKAWRKIALLWNCRITEEEIKISA from the coding sequence ATGAACTGGTTAAAGCTTAAGAACCACCTCGATAAATACCTCCCGGTTTACGTTACGCTTGCGATGGTAGCGGGCTTCTACGTCGGAACGCACGCAAACCTCAAGCCCTACCACGAAACGCTCAAGACCCTCAACATGCTCGTCGTCATTAGCATGATATACCCCATGATGATAAATCTCCGCCTCGGCGAGCTCAAGAACAGCGCCAAGCTCGGGAAACAGTTAGCTATAGCTCTCACGATGGGTCTCGTGATTTCCCCGCTCATCATGTATGGCGCGATATGGCTTACCGAGCTGTTCCACCCGGTTGACCATATGCTCGCTCTCGGGCTTCTCTTGGCGGTCGTCGTCCCCTGCTCCTCAATGAGCATAGCCTACACCGGCTTCACAAAGGGCAACATCGAGCTCGCGACCATCGTCGTAGCTTTGAGCTTCACCTTGGCTATTGTCACCGTCCCGGCGTGGCTCAAGGTCTTTGCATCAAGCTACCACGTAGCAATCTCGGTCTGGCTCCTCGTCAAGACCATAATAATCGTCGTCATAACGCCAATGATACTCGGCGTCCTCACGAGGGCTTACCTTATGGGCAAGCTCGGCCCGGAGGGCTTCCTCAGGATTAAGCCGGCCTTCCCAGCAATCTCACTCCTCGGCATGTACACCATCGTTTTCCTCATATTCATGGAGAAGGCGAAACTCATAGCCAGCAAGCCTGGCGTTGTTGGATTGGCCTTAATCCCGCTGGTCATCTACTACACCACCGCACTGCTCTTCATGACCTTCGTGGACAAAGCCGTGGGGATACCCTACAAGGACCACATGGCAATAACCTTCACCTCAGTTGGAAAGAACGAGGGAACTGCAATGGCAATAGCTTTAGCGGCAGGAACGGGCCTTATGGCAATCGCTCCCGCAGTAACCCCAATAGTCCAGATACCGTTTTTGGTCGGCTACGTCAAGGCTTGGAGGAAAATTGCCTTACTCTGGAACTGCAGAATAACAGAGGAGGAAATCAAAATTTCGGCTTAA